ATCAGAATCACTTACCCAACCATTAATTTTTAATGGAAGATCAGGTTTGATGTAATGCGTCCAAGTTAAATCAAGGGCTTTGATTTCATCGTCTTTAGGGAATGCTTTATTGATTGCCAAGTTAGATTGATTAACTTTAACCACCATTGCACGACCACTTAAACGGTTCATTACATCAAAGCGGATATCACCACCCACTGAGTACATTTGTCCATCACCACCCATCGCGTGGCCTAATGGGTAACCATGTTGGTAATAGCCATCCTTATAGATATAATGATTATAAGAAATACCTTTCACATCGTTATTTGTACGCGTGTCAGCCCATTCAGCATAGAGCTGATAAGGCATATCATTATAGCTAGAAGAATAATCAACACCTGCTAAATACATTTTTTTAGAAGGAAGTAAGCCAGCTTCATCTTCCCCTACATATTGACCATAAACACCCACAGGTGCGTTTAAAAGAGTTTGCAGATTTAAACGGGCATCAAATCCTGCTATTTGGTTAGATCTATCCTCAGATGCATCATAGACATTATCATTTCCCTTAATGGCATTCCATAAAGAATTCCAACTTTCTGAACGCCCTTCACCACCCCATTGCAAAGTTCGAGAAGCGCCTAGTTCTAAATATGGTAATGGTCTTGCAGTTACACGCAAACCTAATAACTTAGCATCTGGAATTGCTTTATAATCATCTAATTGACCAGCAAAAGCCTGATATTGCCACGGTCCAATCCAAGATAACCATTTACTCTCAAAAGCATTTTGCACTGCACGTTGTGCTGTTACACCATAAACCGGACGGCTAGCATCACCACGAATTAAGCTACCATCATGGCCTGGACCCCACCATGTTGGAATTTGCCCCGCAACTACCCACTGATTCCAAAGTTTACCAGCAACATATGAGCCTTCAACATTCACATCTTGACCATTATCAATTTGTGGGTCTTTTTCTGCATTTACTCGAATTTTTGCATCCCAGTTTTCACCGCCCGCATTAAACTCTAAAGAACCTTGATATTGAGCTTTTTGGTTATCACCGAATGCTTGCGGAATATTTTTGATATCGGTTTCAGCAAAAGCGCCCACTTTAACCGTATCGTTATCTGCTTTTAATGCATTAAGAACTGAATTAATAACTTTTTGTTGAGCTGGATGCGTCACTTGTGCTTGAGAGAGTGCTCTCTGGATTTCATCACCACTTAACGGCCAAGTTGAGGTGCTGATGTTAATAACACCTTGTTGATTCAACCAGTTTAAGTCTGTACGCAAGTCCTCATTATTTAGCACTAAACCTTGTGCAAAAATAGCGGATGAAGCAGTTGCCAATATTGCAATCGAAAGTGTTTTTCTTAGAAACATGCCAGCCAATTCTCAAAGTTATTTATGAGCAACACCTTAAATTTTTTATCACAACTTTGCAATTGTTAAACTGTGCAATTACATTTTTTAACGCTATTTTAAGATTAGTGTAGATAGGTAAGTTTTTGAGATATAAAAGTAATAAAAAAAGGCAGTATAAATACTGCCTTTTTGCCTTTGGAAGATTAACCTTCTTTACGGCGCATATGAGGGAATAAAATTACATCACGAATACTTGGAGCATCGGCAAATAACATAACTAAACGGTCAATACCGATACCTTCACCTGCGGTAGGAGGTAAACCATACTCAAGCGCTTCAACAAATTCTGCATCGTAATGCATTGCTTCATCATCACCAGCGTCTTTTTCAGCAACCTGAGCTTGGAAACGTTCAGCTTGATCAATTGGATCATTTAACTCGCTGAAACCATTTGCCAATTCACGGCCACCAATGAAAAACTCAAAACGATCAGTAATATGTGCATTGTCATCATTACGGCGAGCGAGTGGAGAAGTTTCAGCTGGATATTCAGTAATAAATGTAGGCTGACGAAGCTTGGTTTCAACAGTTTCTTCAAATACGATCGTTTGAAGCTTACCTAAACCAAAACCAGGCTTAACTTGTTCTTTTAATTCTTCACGAATAAATTGAGCAAGGAACTCACGGTCACCAACATTTTCAGGTGTAAATTGTGGGTTATTCTCTAAAATCGCATCAAACATAGAGATTTTCTTGAATGGCCCTTTGAAGCTAAACACTTCACCTTGGTAAGGCACATCAGTTGTACCCAGAATATCCAAAGCCAACTTTTCAAGCATGTTTTCAGTTAATTGCATCAAGTCTTTATAATCAGCATAAGCTTGATAAAATTCAATCATCGTAAATTCAGGGTTGTGACGCGTTGATACCCCTTCATTACGGAAGTTACGGTTAATTTCAAACACACGTTCGAAACCACCAACAACCAAACGTTTTAAATAAAGCTCAGGTGCAATACGTAGGAATAAAGGCATATCCAAAGCATTGTGATGTGTTTCAAACGGACGCGCAGACGCACCACCCGGAATCACATGCATCATTGGCGTTTCAACTTCCATGAAACGTTCATTGTTTAAGAATGCTCGAATACCTGCAACAACTTTGGCACGGATTTCAAAAGTTTTACGTGTTTCTTCATTCACAATTAAGTCAAGGTAACGTTTACGGTACTTAACTTCTGTGTCATTTAAGCCATGGAATTTATCTGGTAACGGACGAAGAGATTTTGTAAGAAGTTCAAAACCTTCAAGATGAACATATAAGTCACCTTTTCCTGAACGTCCGATATAACCTTCAGCAGCAATAATGTCACCAAGGTCTAAACCTTTAATGGTCTCAAGAATATCTTTTGGTAAACCTTTACGGTCAACATATAGCTGAATACGACCTGTCATATCTTGAATAACCATGAAAGAACCACGGTTTAACATGACACGGCCAGCCACTTTTACATAGACATGCTCAGCGCTTTCAATTTGTTCTTTCGACTGATCTTTAAATTGTTCTTGTAGATCAGCTGCGTAGTGTTCACGCTTAAACGTATTCGGCCAAGGACTCTTTCCAGTTTCCTTCGCAACATCTTGGATTTGCTTTAATTTGGCATGACGCTGTGCAATTAAATCGTTTTCGGAAATAGTTGGTTCAGAAGTCGATTGAGCGTTTTGTTGCGTCATCTCTGCCTCGATTAAGTAAAAATTAAGTGCTATATCCTAACAGATTGCGGAAGTTTTTCGAATGATTTCAATCAAACAAAAATGAAAAAAGACAATTTTATAGAACAAAACACTACTTTTTAAAGGCAAAGTGACTTAGACCAATCGCTAAGATCATTTTTTAAAGCATTTAGTAAAATATAAAAAAATCCAAATAACCTCGATATTCAAAAGGCCCGATTTGCCTTTTATTTTATCAATGAGATTGTGTCGTAAATAATGAAAATTCTATTTTTACATGGCTTGGATTCTTCCCGAGAATCGACAAAGTTCCATGCCATTTTACATCCTGAAAAATTTTGTATTGACGTCGATTATCGTAACTTAAGTTATGCATCTGTTGAGTACTTTTACCATCAGGCTATTCAGACGATCAAACCAGATTTATTGGTGGGCCATAGCATTGGAGGCTATTGGGCACTAAAAACTGCTGCTCAACATAAACTAGCAGTGATTGTGGCAAATCCAAGTCTTACCCCTAATTTTCGGGCAGACTACCCTCAGCTTTCTGAAGATGAACTCATGCTCTCTAATCCTAAAATGGCCTATTTAGAATTAGGAGATGAGCAACTTGATATGTATCAGGTTCAAGAAAAACTTGCACCCTACATGAATATTGAAACGTTTGAAGGTGGACATCATCGCTTAGCCTATCCTTCTCGAATTAATGATCTGATTATAAAAATTTATAAAAAATATTTAGCCTAGATTTCTATCATTTGATTATAAGAAACTGGTTTATATGTGATTAAAAAAAGCTTTATTTTGCTTCTGCCATTTTTTTAACCACATCAAAACCTTGAACGAAGCCACTTTTCAACATGCCCATATATTCGGGCAAGGTGGCCAATTCAACCTTTAAAGTGGTTATATTATCTTTTTGGTTTAGAAAATACTTTTCTAGGGAACCACTCCAACCTTTAACTTCTTCACTTTCTAAATCTTCTTTACCCTCCTTAATCATTCCTAAATGTTTAAAAATCAATATTTCTGGTTTTTGCATTTGTTCAATTGTAGAAACCATCCCATTTCCTTCGCCATCAAGAAAATAAGTTTTTCCACCTACTTGCCAGTCAGTACGCATAGAGGAATCTGGTGCAAAGAATTTCGTCCAAGCGTTATATGTCTCACTATTCCAAAGTATGTCCCACACTTTTTCTATAGGAGCATCAATTTCCACTTCATATACTAAATTTTCCATATTTCACTTCCCTGATTTATACCGTCTTAATGACAGCAAATTTTAATTTTCGGTTTTAATAATGACATTCTGTAGCATCGTAGTTTGTTGTTATTTAGCTTTCATATGAGATGAATTTTTTAAATAATTTGGCACTCTTTATTTCATGATATTTTCACAAATAAAATTAACTGTAAGAATGCATTAATTATTATTAGTTTATGGCGAAGTTTTGCCTAAATAACCACTTATTTGTCCTAACCTGCCATTCATCTTTGCTTACGAATGATTAAACTCCGTTATTTACTTTACTTTGAATGTAGAACTGCGTAAAAATTTGATATCCGATCAAAGGCACATTGGTTATTATTGACCGGATCGTAGTTACATTATTAATAGATGGAATAGTTTTACTGAAAGGCAGCTTTGAGCAAACTTATCAGTGCGGAGAGTCTCATGAAAAAATATCAATGTATCGTTTGTGGATGGATTTATGACGAAGCGGAAGGTTGGCCACAAGACGGCATTGCAGCTGGAACAAAATGGGAAGATATTCCAGATGACTGGACTTGCCCTGATTGCGGCGTTTCAAAAGCTGACTTCGAAATGATCGAAATCTAAGAGCGTAAAGTAGAAGGCCATGATAGACATGGTCTTTTTTACGAATATTACCAATCACCGTATTAAATAAATAATTCTAACTCTGGAGAAAAAAATGCATCCTATCGTCATTATCGGATCAGGCATGGCGGGTTATACCTTAGCACGTGAGTTCCGTAAGCTTAGTCCAGAGCAAGAACTTGTGATGATTTGTGCGGATGATGCAGTGAACTATGCAAAGCCAACATTATCAAATGCATTTGCAGGTAAAAAAGCACCAGAACAAATTCCTTTAGGTGATGCTGCTAAAATGGGTACTCAACTCAATATGCGTATTGAGCCTTTTACTTTTGTAAAAGAGATTTTAGCTGAACGCCATGAGCTTGTTTTAGAAAAAGATGGCGTAACGTCGAATCAACCCTATTCAAAACTGATTTTAGCCGTAGGTGCTAACCCAATTCGCCTTGCAATTGCAGGCGATGGTAGCGACGACATTCATGTCGTGAACTCATTGATTGATTACCGCGCTTTCCGTGAAAATCTAGCTCAGCGTAAAGATAAGCGTGTTGTTATTTTGGGTGCTGGTTTAATTGGTTGTGAATTTGCCAACGACTTACTTCATAGTGAATATGACATTACTGTGATTGATTTGGCTCCTCAACCATTAGGCCGTTTACTTCCAGGACATATTGCTTCTGCTTTCCAGCAAAATCTTGAGGAAGCTGGAGTAAAATTTGCACTTGGAACCACGGTTGAAAAAGTAAGTAAAATTAATAATGGCGAAGACTATGCGATAACACTCGCAAACGGACAAACATTGGTTGCGGACCTTGTTCTTTCTGCGATTGGTTTACAGCCAAATATTTCACTTGCTAAAAGTGCAGATATTCAAACGAGCCGTGGAATTATTACCAATGGCTTACTGGAAACAAATCAAGCAGACATCTACGCAATTGGGGATTGCGCAGAGGTAAACGGTACTTTACTTCCATATGTAATGCCGATTATGCAACAGGCTCGTGCTCTCGCTAAAACACTCAGCGGACAACAAACTGCTGTGCACTACCCTGCTATGCCAGTGGCAGTAAAAACACCAGCCGCTCCACTTACAGTTTTGCCAGCTCCGGTTGATGTAGAAGTGAACTGGGAAACAGAAGAGTTCGACGATGGTATGCTTGCCAAAGCAATTGACAATGAAGGAACATTGCGTGGTTTTGTATTGTTAGGTGCAACCGCAGGTAAACAACGCTTAACTTTAACAAAGCTTGTTCCAGATCTTATTCCAGCCCAAGCATAAGGTTTGTATCAGGAATACTCAGTTAGAGAGTATTCCTTTAAGGAATGAATAACATGAATAGCGCCTTACAGTTTAACATTTCACCGTATACATCTTTCATGCAAGAAACCAAAGTCAACTTAGGCAATGGAATTGAATTACATGTAGAAGTCGGTGGAAAGCCAGAGCATCCAACCATTTTGCTGATTATGGGTCTTGGCGCCCAAATGCTTTTTTGGCCAGATTTTTTCTGTAAATCGCTGATTGATCAAGGATTTCGTGTTATTCGTTTTGATAACCGTGATATTGGCCTTTCTTCAAAAGTACGTCATGAAGGTAAACGCTTAAATACTGTCAAATTGATGGGCCGCTTTGCACTTGGACTAGGTAATCAGGGTGCACCTTATACTCTGCATGATATGGCAGATGATGTATCGATGCTGATTGATCGTTTAGGCGTGAACAAAGCGCATGTAATTGGTGCATCAATGGGTGGGATGATTGCTCAAATTCTTGCAGCAAAATATCCAGAAAAGGTTGAGAAGCTGGGGCTTATGTTTACAAGCAATAACCAGCCTTTTCTACCACCTCCTTTTCCGAAACAACTTTTGAGTTTAATTGGTAAACCCGAGACACGTGACGAAGAAGGTATTGTTAATCATAGTTTAAAACTATTTCAATTGATTGGTTCACCTGGTTATTTCAACCAGATTGAAGCAATACAAACAGCGCGTAAGCTTTATCAGCGTAGCTACTATCCTGCTGGTGTACTTCAACAGTTTTTAGCAATATTATGTACAGGCTCTTTACTACAACTCGACCGTGAAATTAAGCAACCCGCTTTAGTCCTACATGGCTCTCGCGATCGCTTACTTCCGCCTAGCCACGGTAAGGCTGTAGCAAAAGCAATTTCCGGTGCTAAGTTTGAATTAATTGATGGAATGGGGCATGATATCCCTGCACATTTTATTCCACAGCTTAGCGGTTTATTTGCGCATCATTTTAAATCATCAGACTAGGACACTATGGCTGCATTACCCTCATTAAGACAGCTATCATATTTAGTTACGTTGTCGGAAACTTTGCATTTTACTGAAGCAGCACGCCGCTCTTTTGTCACTCAATCGACTTTATCAGGCGGCATCATGGAGCTTGAACGGTTATTAGGTGGCGTTTTGGTAGAACGTGATCGCCAGAATGTGCGTTTAACACCTTTAGGCGAACAAGTCGTTGCTCGCGCCCGTGTACTACTAGCAGATGCTCAAGATTTAATGCGTTTGAGCCGTGAAATGAGTGAGCCGTTAACGGGTGATTTGCATTTGGGTGTTATTCCAACAATTGCACCTTTTATCCTGACACGGTTACTTGATGAAGTGCATCAGCAGTTACCTAAAATTCAGCTGCATTTGCATGAAGCACAAAGTGAAAAAATTGTAGAGCGTTTAGAACACGGTAATCTAGACATGATCGTTCTTGCTCTTCCGTTTGACACTAGAGGCCTAAAAGTCGCTGAAATTTCGAAAGAAAACTTGTACCTTGTATGTAGTAAGCAAGATACAAATGCTCTTCAAGCAAACTCTCTAGATGATCTTGATTTATCAAGATTAATTTTGCTTGAAGAAGGCCACTGTTTACGTGACCACGTTTTAAGTGCATGCCCGATCGGTGAGCGTAAAAACGACAACCGTTTAAAAGCAAGTTCTTTACCAACGTTAGTTGAAATGGTTTCTTCTGATTTAGGCTTTACGCTTTTACCAGAAATTGCAATTGAAAATAGTATGATCAAGTTTAATGATCAGATTACTGCAAAACCAATTGAAGATGCTCCGAGCCGTACTTTAGCTTTAGTGACTCGTAAAAGTACACCATTGCAAAGTGAGTTCGATGTATTACTGCAAATTATGCAGAAAATAACCACAAGAATACATGAATAAAAAAGGAGTCTTCGGACTCCTTTTTATTTTATTGCGGTGTTAAGGATGCCCACTTAAACACCCAAGCAGATGGCATATTCAAACTATTATCAGCAATAATTTTTTCTCTAATAATTTGTGCAATGGCATAGTCATTTGCAGGATCTACCATGACCCGTATGCCTTTAGTCGTTGCACTGGTTACAACCTTATACCCTTTTGCTTCTAACTGCGACTGAACCATATTTGCCTTATTTTGATTAGATGCTAGCACAACTTGCACCATCCATTTCTTTTCACCATTTTCCAAGATTTCTTTAGCGACAGCTGCATCAAGTTGCTTTTTACTGTCAAAATTTTTCTTTTCTTCTATTTTCTTGGTGTGAACATCTTCAACTTTCTTTTGGGCTAAAAACTCATCTTGCTTTGGTTTTCTTTTTTGGATGATTATTTTTTTATTTTTCTCTCCACTTTTGTTAGCTTTATCATTAGAAGGATTTACAAAATAAGGATATATCGCTTGATCATCAAATCTTTGAAATACGATGATATCCCCATAACACTTCTGATCTGCGTAAGCGGTCACTGGTATTATCCCCAAAAGTATTTTAATAAGTAAACTTCTAATAAAGCATTGCATCTTATTCATTTACCAAAGTTAAGTATATTTAATGCGGCGTATTAAAGTAGATTTCTCGTGATTTGTATATTTTTAAAATTCAATGTTTTATGTAAAAAATCACATATTTTCAAAACATATTGCAGTGCTTCAAATTATTATCGTTTATCCAGCAACCATTTAGAAAAACTAACTAAATTACTTTGAATTTCAGTCAATTAAAAAAGCCGACAAAAAGTCGGCTTTTATTTAGTCTTAAAAGTTCATTATTTAATGATTTCCAATAATGCTCTTTGAGCATTATGCAATTTTTCACCCTCTGCTGGCTCAGCACGAATCCAAGTACCATCACCTTGTAGCAACCAAGCCTGTTGATTATCTTGTAAGTAATTTACCAAACCTTGTTGATAAATACGTTTTTTCAATGCAGGGTCTTCAACAGGGAAACACGCTTCTACACGATTAAATAAATTACGGTCCATCCAGTCTGCACTTGAACAGTAAATACGTGCATCCCCGTTATTACTGAAGTAATAAACACGAGTATGCTCAAGGAAACGTCCTACAATTGAACGCACTCGAATATTCTCTGACAGGTTCGGCAAACCTGGACGTAAGCAGCAAATCGAACGGATAATCAGGTCAATTTGAACACCCGCCTGAGAAGCTTCATACAATTTATTGATTAACTGGACTTCGGTTAATGCATTTACTTTAACAATGATCTGAGCTTTACGGCCTGCTTTAGCATTAGCAATTTCTTCATCAATAAAGTTAATGAGCTGAGCATGTAAGGTAAACGGTGCATGTAATAGCTTTTTCAATTTCGCCATTTTGCCCATGCCGGTCAACTCTTGGAATATACGGTGTACATCTTCACACAGATCTTTATCTGTGGTCATGAGACCATAATCGGTATAAATTCGGGCATTCATCGCATGGTAGTTACCCGTTCCTAAATGAACATAACGTACCAATTTATTATTTTCACGGCGCACCACCATAATCATTTTGGCGTGAGTTTTATAACCTACAATACCGTAAACAACGACCGCCCCCGCTTCTTGTAAAACGTTTGCTACT
This genomic stretch from Acinetobacter oleivorans DR1 harbors:
- a CDS encoding SRPBCC family protein; amino-acid sequence: MENLVYEVEIDAPIEKVWDILWNSETYNAWTKFFAPDSSMRTDWQVGGKTYFLDGEGNGMVSTIEQMQKPEILIFKHLGMIKEGKEDLESEEVKGWSGSLEKYFLNQKDNITTLKVELATLPEYMGMLKSGFVQGFDVVKKMAEAK
- a CDS encoding SPOR domain-containing protein — protein: MQCFIRSLLIKILLGIIPVTAYADQKCYGDIIVFQRFDDQAIYPYFVNPSNDKANKSGEKNKKIIIQKRKPKQDEFLAQKKVEDVHTKKIEEKKNFDSKKQLDAAVAKEILENGEKKWMVQVVLASNQNKANMVQSQLEAKGYKVVTSATTKGIRVMVDPANDYAIAQIIREKIIADNSLNMPSAWVFKWASLTPQ
- the rubB gene encoding rubredoxin reductase RubB, whose protein sequence is MHPIVIIGSGMAGYTLAREFRKLSPEQELVMICADDAVNYAKPTLSNAFAGKKAPEQIPLGDAAKMGTQLNMRIEPFTFVKEILAERHELVLEKDGVTSNQPYSKLILAVGANPIRLAIAGDGSDDIHVVNSLIDYRAFRENLAQRKDKRVVILGAGLIGCEFANDLLHSEYDITVIDLAPQPLGRLLPGHIASAFQQNLEEAGVKFALGTTVEKVSKINNGEDYAITLANGQTLVADLVLSAIGLQPNISLAKSADIQTSRGIITNGLLETNQADIYAIGDCAEVNGTLLPYVMPIMQQARALAKTLSGQQTAVHYPAMPVAVKTPAAPLTVLPAPVDVEVNWETEEFDDGMLAKAIDNEGTLRGFVLLGATAGKQRLTLTKLVPDLIPAQA
- the rubA gene encoding rubredoxin RubA yields the protein MKKYQCIVCGWIYDEAEGWPQDGIAAGTKWEDIPDDWTCPDCGVSKADFEMIEI
- the estB gene encoding esterase EstB — protein: MNSALQFNISPYTSFMQETKVNLGNGIELHVEVGGKPEHPTILLIMGLGAQMLFWPDFFCKSLIDQGFRVIRFDNRDIGLSSKVRHEGKRLNTVKLMGRFALGLGNQGAPYTLHDMADDVSMLIDRLGVNKAHVIGASMGGMIAQILAAKYPEKVEKLGLMFTSNNQPFLPPPFPKQLLSLIGKPETRDEEGIVNHSLKLFQLIGSPGYFNQIEAIQTARKLYQRSYYPAGVLQQFLAILCTGSLLQLDREIKQPALVLHGSRDRLLPPSHGKAVAKAISGAKFELIDGMGHDIPAHFIPQLSGLFAHHFKSSD
- a CDS encoding YqiA/YcfP family alpha/beta fold hydrolase, with the protein product MKILFLHGLDSSRESTKFHAILHPEKFCIDVDYRNLSYASVEYFYHQAIQTIKPDLLVGHSIGGYWALKTAAQHKLAVIVANPSLTPNFRADYPQLSEDELMLSNPKMAYLELGDEQLDMYQVQEKLAPYMNIETFEGGHHRLAYPSRINDLIIKIYKKYLA
- the oxyR gene encoding LysR family transcriptional regulator OxyR, which gives rise to MAALPSLRQLSYLVTLSETLHFTEAARRSFVTQSTLSGGIMELERLLGGVLVERDRQNVRLTPLGEQVVARARVLLADAQDLMRLSREMSEPLTGDLHLGVIPTIAPFILTRLLDEVHQQLPKIQLHLHEAQSEKIVERLEHGNLDMIVLALPFDTRGLKVAEISKENLYLVCSKQDTNALQANSLDDLDLSRLILLEEGHCLRDHVLSACPIGERKNDNRLKASSLPTLVEMVSSDLGFTLLPEIAIENSMIKFNDQITAKPIEDAPSRTLALVTRKSTPLQSEFDVLLQIMQKITTRIHE
- the lysS gene encoding lysine--tRNA ligase, which gives rise to MTQQNAQSTSEPTISENDLIAQRHAKLKQIQDVAKETGKSPWPNTFKREHYAADLQEQFKDQSKEQIESAEHVYVKVAGRVMLNRGSFMVIQDMTGRIQLYVDRKGLPKDILETIKGLDLGDIIAAEGYIGRSGKGDLYVHLEGFELLTKSLRPLPDKFHGLNDTEVKYRKRYLDLIVNEETRKTFEIRAKVVAGIRAFLNNERFMEVETPMMHVIPGGASARPFETHHNALDMPLFLRIAPELYLKRLVVGGFERVFEINRNFRNEGVSTRHNPEFTMIEFYQAYADYKDLMQLTENMLEKLALDILGTTDVPYQGEVFSFKGPFKKISMFDAILENNPQFTPENVGDREFLAQFIREELKEQVKPGFGLGKLQTIVFEETVETKLRQPTFITEYPAETSPLARRNDDNAHITDRFEFFIGGRELANGFSELNDPIDQAERFQAQVAEKDAGDDEAMHYDAEFVEALEYGLPPTAGEGIGIDRLVMLFADAPSIRDVILFPHMRRKEG
- a CDS encoding capsule assembly Wzi family protein; the encoded protein is MFLRKTLSIAILATASSAIFAQGLVLNNEDLRTDLNWLNQQGVINISTSTWPLSGDEIQRALSQAQVTHPAQQKVINSVLNALKADNDTVKVGAFAETDIKNIPQAFGDNQKAQYQGSLEFNAGGENWDAKIRVNAEKDPQIDNGQDVNVEGSYVAGKLWNQWVVAGQIPTWWGPGHDGSLIRGDASRPVYGVTAQRAVQNAFESKWLSWIGPWQYQAFAGQLDDYKAIPDAKLLGLRVTARPLPYLELGASRTLQWGGEGRSESWNSLWNAIKGNDNVYDASEDRSNQIAGFDARLNLQTLLNAPVGVYGQYVGEDEAGLLPSKKMYLAGVDYSSSYNDMPYQLYAEWADTRTNNDVKGISYNHYIYKDGYYQHGYPLGHAMGGDGQMYSVGGDIRFDVMNRLSGRAMVVKVNQSNLAINKAFPKDDEIKALDLTWTHYIKPDLPLKINGWVSDSDLEGNDAGASIGIEIPLERKMFGF